A genomic window from Streptomyces sp. HUAS YS2 includes:
- a CDS encoding CAP domain-containing protein produces the protein MRPHRDHDDTRLPSADLPRSVTGPGRRGRRGPLRTTAVVLAGASGAAAVLALTSGASPVSTAGPPGTAAAPLSTAETYAEQVVELANAERERAGCGALRTTARLTAAAQAHADDMAARGYYEHESPDGRDGGDRLTAAGYDWRAWGENIHRGPKSPARVMRDWMGSPIHRRNVLNCTYKHVGVGVNLRASGPWWVQDFGAPQS, from the coding sequence ATGCGACCGCACCGCGATCACGACGACACCCGCCTGCCCTCCGCCGACCTCCCCAGGTCGGTCACCGGCCCCGGGCGCCGCGGGAGGCGCGGGCCGCTGCGGACGACGGCGGTGGTGCTGGCGGGCGCGAGCGGCGCCGCGGCCGTCCTGGCGCTGACCTCCGGGGCGTCCCCCGTCTCCACCGCCGGCCCGCCCGGGACCGCCGCCGCCCCTCTGAGCACGGCCGAGACGTACGCGGAGCAGGTCGTCGAACTCGCCAACGCCGAACGCGAGCGGGCGGGTTGCGGTGCGCTGCGGACCACGGCCCGGCTGACGGCCGCCGCGCAGGCGCACGCCGACGACATGGCCGCGCGCGGCTACTACGAGCATGAGAGCCCGGACGGCCGGGACGGCGGCGACCGTCTCACGGCGGCGGGGTACGACTGGCGGGCCTGGGGCGAGAACATCCACCGGGGCCCGAAGAGCCCGGCGCGGGTGATGCGGGACTGGATGGGCAGCCCGATCCACCGCCGCAACGTCCTCAACTGCACCTACAAACATGTGGGCGTCGGCGTCAACCTCCGTGCGAGCGGCCCCTGGTGGGTCCAGGACTTCGGCGCGCCGCAGAGCTAG
- a CDS encoding universal stress protein, producing MGLEIIAGVDGSAESLAAADWAAREAGRRGLPLRLVHAWLWQPLDLPLVQEEGDQQRLAEHVAEEAATAVAAAHPDVALSAEVVPDTPVPGLLGLQERAAMVVIGSRGHGPVAGFLLGSYGQQIIAGAERPVVAVRPGRGGEGAGDDDSGEVVVGQLGGADDSASALRFAFETAAARGAVLRAVRAWSLPPLYAYSPGSMRLADEAGGLVPFEEKALHEVLAPWRERYPDVRVAEHVEIGSAGEVLLSASASASLLVVGRRAKRGAVGPRIGSVAHAALHHANCPVAVVPHD from the coding sequence ATGGGTCTCGAGATCATCGCCGGAGTGGACGGTTCCGCGGAGAGTCTCGCCGCGGCCGACTGGGCCGCCCGCGAGGCGGGACGGCGCGGGCTGCCGCTGCGTCTCGTGCACGCCTGGCTCTGGCAGCCGCTGGACCTGCCGCTCGTACAGGAGGAGGGCGACCAGCAGCGGCTCGCCGAGCACGTCGCCGAGGAGGCCGCGACCGCCGTGGCCGCGGCGCACCCGGACGTCGCGCTCAGCGCCGAGGTGGTCCCCGACACGCCTGTCCCCGGGCTCCTCGGCCTGCAGGAGCGGGCGGCGATGGTCGTCATCGGCTCGCGCGGGCACGGCCCGGTCGCCGGCTTCCTGCTCGGCTCGTACGGACAGCAGATCATCGCCGGCGCGGAGCGCCCGGTCGTCGCGGTGCGACCGGGGCGCGGCGGGGAAGGGGCGGGCGACGACGACTCGGGCGAGGTCGTCGTCGGGCAGCTGGGCGGCGCGGACGACAGCGCCTCGGCGCTGCGCTTCGCGTTCGAGACCGCCGCGGCGCGCGGGGCCGTCCTGCGGGCCGTTCGCGCGTGGAGCCTACCGCCGCTGTACGCGTACAGCCCCGGCTCGATGCGGCTGGCGGACGAGGCGGGTGGCCTGGTGCCGTTCGAGGAGAAGGCGCTGCACGAGGTACTGGCCCCGTGGCGCGAGCGGTACCCGGACGTCCGGGTGGCCGAGCACGTGGAGATCGGCAGCGCGGGCGAGGTCCTCCTGTCGGCCTCCGCCTCCGCCTCTCTCCTGGTCGTCGGCCGCCGCGCCAAGCGGGGCGCGGTGGGCCCCCGCATCGGCTCGGTCGCCCACGCCGCGCTGCATCACGCGAACTGCCCGGTGGCGGTCGTCCCGCACGACTGA
- a CDS encoding acyl-CoA dehydrogenase family protein: MTRPRKSAKRSAAGRPDRPVEDEIWHRVTRELTDDLAVDALARDRAGKSPLDELARLQEAGLPALLTPPSPDGRRGADWRAASAVIREISTADSSIGELLAHHYALAWSARFFGTEDGKTATEPVETVAEREGWLLAGGVESSRAETGTETPDLVLTPESTDEPGSPEGGGFVLEGRRYFASGVTVADRLVVGARCTGTGDLLIVLVDPAHPAVFTEPATDRLGQRLSGAGTVTFDRAPVAAEAVLGRVPRDEHDVTPYAALAPLALRLLLVQVGLGIAEGALAEARDVSRAGHAAQPHSVRTAAGHAVTYAPRDDDPYLLLAYGELATAAHAAASVAGRATDALARGLDAGGSLGVEERADIAVLVAAAEAVTDRAAVHVTTRILELVGSADRPEPAGSGPGFDRFWRNARALTARHSPTHRLRDIGDHYLNGTHARLTLPV, translated from the coding sequence GTGACGAGGCCCAGGAAGTCCGCCAAGCGCTCCGCCGCCGGTCGGCCCGACCGGCCCGTGGAGGACGAGATCTGGCACCGCGTCACCCGGGAGCTCACCGACGACCTCGCCGTCGACGCGCTCGCCCGGGACCGGGCCGGCAAGTCCCCGCTCGACGAGCTCGCCCGCCTCCAGGAGGCGGGGCTGCCCGCGCTGCTCACGCCGCCGAGCCCGGACGGGCGGCGCGGTGCGGACTGGCGGGCGGCCTCCGCGGTGATCCGGGAGATCTCCACGGCCGACAGCTCGATCGGCGAACTCCTCGCCCATCACTACGCGTTGGCGTGGAGTGCGCGCTTCTTCGGCACCGAGGACGGGAAGACCGCGACCGAGCCGGTGGAGACGGTGGCGGAGCGGGAGGGCTGGCTGCTGGCGGGCGGCGTGGAGTCGTCTCGTGCGGAGACGGGGACGGAGACGCCCGACCTCGTCCTCACGCCGGAGAGCACCGACGAACCCGGGAGCCCCGAGGGCGGCGGCTTCGTGCTCGAAGGCCGCCGGTACTTCGCCTCCGGCGTCACGGTCGCGGACCGGCTGGTCGTCGGCGCGCGGTGTACCGGGACCGGCGACTTACTGATCGTCCTCGTGGACCCGGCGCACCCGGCCGTGTTCACCGAGCCCGCCACCGACCGGCTGGGCCAGCGCCTGTCCGGTGCGGGAACCGTGACGTTCGACCGGGCGCCCGTCGCCGCGGAGGCGGTCCTCGGACGGGTGCCGCGCGACGAGCACGACGTCACGCCGTACGCCGCCCTCGCCCCGCTCGCCCTGCGGCTCCTCCTCGTGCAGGTCGGGCTCGGCATCGCCGAGGGCGCACTGGCCGAGGCCCGGGACGTCAGCCGGGCCGGCCACGCCGCGCAGCCGCACAGCGTACGGACCGCCGCCGGGCACGCGGTCACGTACGCGCCGCGCGACGACGACCCGTATCTGCTGCTCGCGTACGGCGAGCTGGCCACCGCCGCGCACGCCGCGGCCTCGGTCGCCGGGCGCGCGACGGACGCCCTGGCCCGGGGCCTCGACGCGGGCGGGAGCCTGGGCGTGGAGGAGCGGGCGGACATCGCCGTCCTCGTCGCCGCGGCGGAGGCGGTCACCGACCGCGCGGCCGTCCATGTCACCACCCGCATCCTGGAGCTCGTGGGCTCCGCCGACCGCCCCGAACCCGCGGGCTCCGGGCCCGGCTTCGACCGCTTCTGGCGCAACGCCCGCGCCCTCACCGCCCGCCACTCCCCCACCCACCGGCTGCGCGACATCGGCGACCACTACCTCAACGGCACCCACGCCCGGCTGACGCTCCCCGTGTGA
- a CDS encoding RrF2 family transcriptional regulator, with protein MRISARADYAVRAALQLAAAQDEGPLKAEAVADAQGISHKFLEGILGDMRRGGLVQSQRGGNGGYWLARPAAEISVADVIRVVDGPLVSVRGVRPPELAYTGPAESLLTLWIAVRANVRQVLEGVSLADVAAGKLPPEVSALADAPEAWTNP; from the coding sequence ATGCGCATCTCAGCCAGGGCCGACTACGCGGTGCGTGCCGCACTGCAGCTCGCCGCCGCCCAGGACGAGGGCCCGCTGAAGGCCGAGGCCGTGGCCGATGCGCAGGGCATCTCGCACAAGTTCCTCGAGGGCATCCTCGGCGACATGCGCCGGGGCGGGCTGGTGCAGAGCCAGCGCGGCGGCAACGGCGGGTACTGGCTGGCGCGACCGGCCGCGGAGATCTCGGTCGCCGACGTGATCCGCGTGGTGGACGGGCCGCTGGTGTCGGTGCGCGGGGTGCGTCCGCCGGAGCTCGCGTACACCGGTCCCGCCGAGTCCCTGCTGACGCTGTGGATCGCGGTGCGGGCCAATGTGCGCCAGGTGCTCGAAGGGGTCTCGCTGGCGGACGTGGCGGCGGGGAAGCTGCCGCCCGAGGTGTCGGCACTGGCGGACGCGCCGGAGGCGTGGACGAACCCCTGA
- a CDS encoding APC family permease has product MSSMDVPADATPPGAARSETRTAVDRPGIPTITWVTLALMTTASVASLRAAPTMAVYGLACVFLYLVPAIVFLLPTALVSAELASGWSGGVYRWVSEGLSKPLGFLAVWCQFAMTIFYYPSLLAFVASTIAYVIDPSLASNGVYTAIVIMVLYWTGVWVSSRGTKALAGLSSWGLVIGTLVPGTILVVLGMVFLAQGNPSAAPMNADHLLPQWTGLASLVLIVNNFLSYSGMEMNAVHVSSLKDPAKEYPKSMFLAMGLVLLIFILPALAISWVVPADQLSLTAGVMQAFDAFFAYFDVGWMTPIAAVMLISASLAGMLTWLAGPSKGLLEISRQEGYLPPFLQKLNKYGIQQNILVTQGVVTSVIALMYALIPNVSSVYWIFSTITTQVYLIVYLLMFVAAMRLRKNKPDHPRGYRVPMLGLVCTTGLLASLAALGIGFVPPSQFGGGSVIAYVLFIACGLFVLGLLIPWLFLKFRKPGWRTAAAESTGDPS; this is encoded by the coding sequence ATGAGTTCGATGGACGTACCGGCGGATGCGACGCCGCCGGGGGCCGCACGGTCGGAGACCCGGACGGCGGTGGACCGGCCGGGCATCCCCACCATCACGTGGGTGACGCTCGCGCTGATGACCACCGCCTCGGTGGCCAGTCTGCGCGCCGCCCCGACGATGGCCGTCTACGGCCTGGCCTGCGTCTTCCTGTATCTCGTCCCCGCGATCGTGTTCCTGCTGCCGACCGCGCTGGTCTCGGCGGAACTCGCCTCGGGCTGGTCCGGCGGCGTGTACCGCTGGGTCAGCGAGGGCCTTTCGAAGCCGCTGGGCTTCCTCGCGGTCTGGTGCCAGTTCGCGATGACGATCTTCTACTACCCGAGCCTGCTCGCCTTCGTGGCGAGCACCATCGCGTACGTCATCGACCCGTCCCTGGCCTCCAACGGCGTGTACACCGCCATCGTGATCATGGTCCTGTACTGGACCGGCGTCTGGGTCTCCTCGCGCGGCACCAAGGCCCTGGCGGGCCTGTCGAGCTGGGGCCTCGTCATCGGCACGCTCGTGCCCGGCACGATCCTCGTCGTCCTCGGTATGGTCTTCCTCGCCCAGGGCAACCCGTCCGCGGCCCCGATGAACGCCGACCACCTGCTCCCGCAGTGGACCGGGCTCGCCAGCCTCGTGCTGATCGTCAACAACTTCCTGTCGTACTCCGGCATGGAGATGAACGCGGTCCACGTCTCCTCGCTGAAGGACCCGGCGAAGGAGTACCCGAAGTCGATGTTCCTGGCCATGGGCCTGGTGCTGCTGATCTTCATCCTGCCCGCGCTGGCCATCAGCTGGGTCGTGCCGGCCGACCAGCTCAGCCTCACCGCCGGCGTCATGCAGGCGTTCGACGCGTTCTTCGCCTACTTCGACGTCGGGTGGATGACGCCGATCGCCGCCGTCATGCTGATCTCCGCCTCGCTGGCCGGCATGCTGACCTGGCTCGCCGGGCCGTCCAAGGGCCTCCTGGAGATCTCCCGCCAGGAGGGCTACCTGCCGCCGTTCCTGCAGAAGCTCAACAAGTACGGCATCCAGCAGAACATCCTCGTCACGCAGGGCGTCGTGACCTCCGTCATTGCCCTCATGTACGCGCTGATCCCGAACGTCTCCAGCGTCTACTGGATCTTCTCGACGATCACCACGCAGGTCTACCTCATCGTCTACCTGCTGATGTTCGTGGCGGCGATGCGGCTGCGGAAGAACAAGCCCGACCACCCGCGCGGCTACCGGGTGCCCATGCTCGGCCTGGTGTGCACGACCGGCCTGCTGGCCTCGCTCGCGGCGCTGGGCATCGGCTTCGTGCCGCCCTCGCAGTTCGGCGGCGGCAGCGTGATCGCCTACGTGCTCTTCATCGCGTGCGGCCTGTTCGTCCTGGGTCTGCTCATCCCCTGGCTGTTCCTCAAGTTCCGCAAGCCCGGCTGGCGGACGGCCGCCGCCGAGTCGACGGGAGACCCGTCATGA
- a CDS encoding SDR family oxidoreductase — protein MDTEEGARLRVVVVGATGNVGTSVVRALAADPRIGSVLGLARRRPDLDVPKTSWESVDIASEDATDRLVRHLAGADAVVHLAWRFQPTHAPVTTWRTNVLGTLRVFDAVAAAGVPVLVHASSVGAYSPGPKSGPGVTESWPTHGWPAAAYCREKAYLERVLDGYERDHPEIRVVRMRPGFLFKEEAASEQRRIFAGRFFPGPLLRPELVPVVPDLEGLRFQVLHTDDAAQAYRLAVLADVRGAFNLAAEPVLDARQLAGLLNARVVRVPGGAVRGALSAAWRLRLAPASPDLLDAVLRLPLLSTERARTELGWQPTTSSLEAMAAFLRGVRTGAGDTTAPLAGHRIG, from the coding sequence ATGGACACGGAAGAAGGCGCGCGTCTGCGCGTGGTCGTCGTCGGCGCCACCGGCAACGTCGGGACGAGTGTGGTCCGGGCCCTGGCGGCGGACCCGCGGATCGGTTCGGTGCTGGGACTCGCCCGGCGCCGGCCGGACCTGGACGTACCGAAGACCTCCTGGGAGAGCGTGGACATCGCGAGCGAGGACGCGACGGACCGGCTGGTACGGCACCTCGCCGGAGCCGACGCGGTCGTCCACCTGGCCTGGCGCTTCCAGCCGACCCATGCCCCGGTGACGACCTGGCGCACCAACGTCCTCGGCACGCTGCGGGTGTTCGACGCGGTCGCGGCGGCGGGGGTGCCGGTCCTGGTGCACGCGTCCTCGGTGGGGGCGTACTCGCCCGGGCCGAAGTCGGGACCGGGCGTGACCGAGTCGTGGCCGACGCACGGCTGGCCGGCGGCGGCGTACTGCCGCGAGAAGGCCTACCTCGAACGGGTCCTGGACGGGTACGAGCGCGACCACCCGGAGATCCGGGTGGTGCGGATGCGGCCGGGCTTCCTGTTCAAGGAGGAGGCGGCGAGCGAGCAGCGCAGGATCTTCGCGGGCCGGTTCTTCCCCGGGCCGCTGCTGCGCCCCGAGCTGGTGCCGGTGGTGCCGGACCTCGAGGGGCTGCGCTTCCAGGTGCTGCACACCGACGACGCGGCGCAGGCCTACCGCCTCGCGGTCCTCGCCGACGTGCGCGGGGCGTTCAACCTCGCGGCCGAACCGGTTCTGGACGCCCGGCAGTTGGCCGGGCTGCTGAACGCCCGGGTGGTACGCGTCCCGGGCGGCGCGGTCCGCGGGGCACTGTCGGCGGCCTGGCGGCTGCGGCTGGCGCCGGCGTCGCCGGACCTGCTCGACGCCGTGCTGCGACTGCCGCTGCTGTCGACGGAGCGGGCCCGCACCGAGCTGGGCTGGCAGCCCACGACGAGTTCGCTGGAGGCCATGGCGGCGTTCCTGCGGGGCGTCCGCACGGGGGCCGGTGACACGACGGCGCCGCTGGCCGGTCACCGTATCGGGTGA
- a CDS encoding DUF5133 domain-containing protein: MLLPDRNTIDRLLRHYRAQERIVLARPGDLGTRRRFEDTAYTLCVLMGERTAREAVQAAERYVARGGAVSPTARAEA; encoded by the coding sequence ATGCTGCTGCCCGACCGAAACACGATCGACCGACTCCTGCGTCACTACCGGGCGCAGGAACGGATCGTGCTGGCGCGCCCCGGCGATCTGGGCACCCGCCGCCGCTTCGAGGACACCGCGTACACCCTGTGCGTCCTGATGGGCGAGCGCACGGCGCGCGAGGCCGTACAGGCGGCCGAGCGGTACGTGGCCCGGGGCGGCGCCGTCTCCCCGACGGCGCGCGCGGAGGCGTAG
- a CDS encoding STAS domain-containing protein, whose translation MDGDSGQRFGVEVTSGDGAVVLALSGELDHDTAEPLRVALAEQIEAGARRIVVDCARLRFCDSTGLNALLRARLQAQENGGRVELADLRPPVSRMFEITGAHTVFQVHADLAAALASADRRPERG comes from the coding sequence ATGGACGGGGATTCCGGGCAGCGGTTCGGCGTCGAGGTGACATCCGGCGACGGGGCAGTGGTGCTCGCCCTGTCGGGGGAACTCGACCACGACACGGCGGAGCCGCTGCGCGTGGCGCTCGCCGAGCAGATCGAGGCGGGCGCACGGCGCATCGTCGTCGACTGCGCCCGACTGCGCTTCTGCGACTCCACCGGCCTCAACGCGCTGCTGCGCGCCCGGCTCCAGGCTCAGGAGAACGGCGGGCGCGTCGAGCTGGCCGACCTCCGTCCGCCGGTGAGCCGGATGTTCGAGATCACCGGTGCGCACACCGTCTTCCAGGTCCACGCCGACCTTGCCGCCGCCCTCGCCTCGGCGGACCGGCGGCCGGAACGGGGGTGA
- a CDS encoding ATP-binding protein has protein sequence MGVRGETGAEEVRRLELRGAEGVVGRCRDFTAAALADWGWTPARDEEAREVADDVLLLVSEVVTNACLHAGGPEEIVLRHRDGVLRVEVADPSPEHPRRGGPRPSSLPGGHGVMVLDRLAGRWGSRTRETGGGKVVWLEIAGPGAIRPPSDLRIPGA, from the coding sequence ATGGGCGTGCGCGGCGAGACAGGGGCCGAAGAGGTCCGCCGACTGGAGCTCCGCGGGGCCGAGGGCGTGGTCGGCCGCTGCCGCGACTTCACCGCCGCGGCCCTCGCCGACTGGGGTTGGACCCCGGCGCGGGACGAGGAGGCGAGGGAGGTGGCCGACGACGTGCTGCTGCTGGTCTCCGAGGTGGTCACCAACGCCTGCCTGCACGCCGGCGGCCCGGAGGAGATCGTCCTGCGGCACCGCGACGGCGTGCTGCGGGTGGAGGTCGCCGACCCCAGCCCCGAACACCCCCGGCGCGGCGGCCCGCGCCCCTCCTCGCTCCCCGGCGGTCACGGCGTCATGGTCCTCGACCGCCTCGCGGGCCGCTGGGGCTCGCGGACGCGCGAGACCGGGGGAGGCAAGGTGGTCTGGCTGGAGATCGCCGGCCCGGGCGCGATCAGGCCCCCGTCGGACCTCCGCATCCCCGGCGCCTAG
- a CDS encoding SigB/SigF/SigG family RNA polymerase sigma factor gives MPGRPPPPSPFDPAAVRREALGGLPEIDRPTDVSTQDAQTLSTALFVRMSELEEGTPEHAYVRNTLVELNLSLVKFAARRFRNRAEPAEDIVQVGTVGLIKAINRFEPGRGIEFSAFALPTIVGEMKRFFRDTSWSVQVPRRLQELRIDLAKAVDVLEQRLGRRPTRAELAAHLGVDEERIAEGEQAANGYVARSLDTPYGDEEDTFNGLLRHLGTEERSFELIDALESLGPLIAQLDERDRCILSLRFGQELTQAEIGARLGLSQMHISRLLARILHTLRDGLLDDTPPTHGTVPPSPDA, from the coding sequence GTGCCCGGCAGACCCCCCCCGCCCTCACCCTTCGACCCCGCGGCAGTACGCCGCGAGGCACTCGGCGGCCTTCCGGAGATCGACCGGCCGACGGACGTCAGCACCCAGGATGCTCAGACCCTCTCCACGGCGCTCTTCGTCCGCATGTCGGAGCTGGAGGAAGGCACGCCGGAGCACGCGTACGTGCGCAACACGCTGGTCGAGCTCAATCTCAGCCTGGTGAAGTTCGCGGCCCGCCGGTTCCGGAACCGGGCCGAGCCGGCCGAGGACATCGTCCAGGTCGGCACGGTCGGCCTGATCAAGGCGATCAACCGGTTCGAGCCGGGCCGCGGGATCGAGTTCTCGGCGTTCGCGCTGCCCACGATCGTCGGCGAGATGAAGCGGTTCTTCCGCGACACCAGCTGGTCCGTGCAGGTTCCGCGGCGGCTCCAGGAACTGCGCATCGACCTCGCGAAGGCCGTGGACGTGCTGGAGCAGCGGCTGGGCCGTCGGCCGACCCGCGCGGAACTGGCCGCACACCTCGGGGTGGACGAGGAGCGGATAGCGGAGGGCGAGCAGGCGGCGAACGGCTACGTGGCCCGCTCCCTGGACACGCCGTACGGGGACGAGGAGGACACCTTCAACGGCCTCTTGCGGCACCTGGGCACGGAGGAACGGTCCTTCGAGCTGATCGACGCGCTGGAGTCGCTGGGGCCGCTGATCGCCCAGCTGGACGAGCGGGACCGGTGCATCCTGTCGCTCCGCTTCGGCCAGGAACTCACGCAGGCGGAGATCGGCGCGCGACTCGGCCTCTCGCAGATGCACATCTCGCGACTGCTCGCCCGGATCCTGCACACCCTGCGCGACGGGCTGCTGGACGACACGCCGCCGACGCACGGTACGGTCCCGCCCTCCCCTGATGCCTGA
- a CDS encoding ATP-binding protein: METSRRIPLTDGAPTVGECRDRTAAVLHEWFGRDGGTERAAVDDVLLLVSELVTNAYTHGGAPYELLLDRVGDRLWVQVSDTSPVRPRPHGPHKAGRPSGHGLYLLERLADAWGWVPRGAGKAVWFEITVLGGVGPHDGEADG; this comes from the coding sequence ATGGAGACGAGCCGGCGCATCCCGCTCACCGACGGGGCCCCGACGGTCGGGGAGTGCCGCGACCGGACGGCCGCGGTGCTGCACGAGTGGTTCGGTCGGGACGGCGGCACGGAGCGCGCCGCCGTCGACGACGTCCTGCTGCTCGTCTCGGAGCTGGTCACCAACGCGTACACGCACGGCGGCGCACCGTACGAGTTGCTCCTCGACCGGGTCGGTGACCGGCTGTGGGTCCAGGTGAGCGACACCAGCCCGGTACGCCCGAGGCCGCACGGCCCGCACAAGGCAGGCCGCCCCTCCGGCCACGGGCTCTACCTGCTCGAACGGCTGGCGGACGCGTGGGGGTGGGTACCGCGTGGCGCGGGCAAGGCGGTCTGGTTCGAGATCACGGTCCTGGGGGGCGTCGGCCCGCACGACGGGGAGGCAGACGGGTAG
- a CDS encoding D-alanyl-D-alanine carboxypeptidase family protein, with translation MIVTSAVRHAAAGAAALLLALPAPAAVAASVAEPTPPPRAFVDPAALYRTGTQVRPLPGAPGVPEDVSALAWLVADAGSGEVLAAHDAHRKLPPASTLKTLFALTSLPSLPAWTEHKVTEEELKGVGAGSSLVGVQAGYTYKVSDLWNGVFLSSGNDAVRVLASLDGGWDSMSRRMQDKATALGAWDTRVVSPDGYDAPGQVSSAFDLAVFGRTGLQNPEFAKYCSTPYTDFPSGSSSYAIRNTNRLLTGADGVARYSGLLGVKNGYTSGAGNTLIAAAQRGSRTLVVTVMNPQSGGGLAVYEEARQLLDWGFEAAGKVRPVGSLQPGPARTERENPQQAAGPGPVTAKAAPRAGSASRRAPETAAKHEDSGANPGLPLALVCSALAAAAGVWLWRRRGTAGGS, from the coding sequence ATGATCGTCACGTCAGCCGTTCGTCATGCTGCCGCCGGTGCCGCGGCGCTCCTGCTCGCGCTGCCCGCTCCGGCGGCCGTCGCCGCGTCCGTCGCCGAACCCACTCCACCGCCGCGCGCGTTCGTCGACCCCGCGGCGCTGTACCGGACCGGGACGCAGGTCCGGCCGCTGCCCGGCGCGCCAGGCGTGCCGGAGGACGTCTCCGCCCTGGCGTGGCTGGTGGCCGACGCCGGTTCGGGCGAGGTGCTCGCGGCGCACGACGCGCACCGCAAGCTGCCGCCCGCGAGCACGTTGAAGACCCTGTTCGCGCTCACCTCGCTGCCCAGTCTCCCCGCGTGGACGGAGCACAAGGTGACGGAGGAGGAACTGAAGGGGGTGGGCGCGGGCAGCAGCCTGGTCGGCGTCCAGGCGGGGTACACGTACAAGGTCTCCGACCTGTGGAACGGGGTCTTCCTCAGCTCGGGCAACGACGCGGTACGGGTGCTCGCCTCGCTCGACGGCGGCTGGGACTCCATGTCCCGCCGGATGCAGGACAAGGCGACCGCCCTGGGCGCGTGGGACACCCGGGTGGTGTCCCCGGACGGCTACGACGCGCCGGGCCAGGTCTCGTCGGCGTTCGACCTGGCGGTCTTCGGCCGGACCGGTCTGCAGAACCCGGAGTTCGCCAAGTACTGCTCCACGCCGTACACGGACTTCCCCTCCGGCAGCTCGTCGTACGCCATCCGCAACACCAACCGGCTGCTCACCGGGGCGGACGGGGTGGCCCGCTACTCGGGGCTGCTCGGCGTGAAGAACGGCTACACCAGCGGTGCGGGCAACACGCTCATCGCGGCCGCGCAGCGCGGCTCGCGGACGCTGGTCGTCACGGTCATGAACCCGCAGTCGGGCGGCGGGCTCGCCGTGTACGAGGAGGCGCGGCAGCTGCTCGACTGGGGCTTCGAGGCCGCCGGGAAGGTACGGCCGGTCGGCTCGCTGCAGCCCGGGCCGGCCCGCACCGAGCGCGAGAACCCGCAGCAGGCGGCGGGCCCGGGCCCGGTGACCGCGAAAGCGGCGCCCCGGGCCGGGAGCGCGTCCCGCCGTGCTCCCGAGACCGCGGCGAAGCACGAGGACTCGGGGGCGAACCCGGGTCTTCCGCTCGCCCTCGTCTGCTCGGCGCTCGCCGCCGCCGCGGGTGTGTGGCTGTGGCGTCGGCGGGGCACGGCGGGCGGCAGCTGA